Below is a genomic region from Streptomyces ferrugineus.
GCTTCGCCATCGGGGACGTCCAGGGCAAGGGCCCGGAAGCCGCGGTGGTGATCGGCATCGCCCGCCCCTGGCTGCGGCTGCTCGCCCGCGAGGGCTACCGCGTCTCCGACGTCCTCGACCGCCTCAACCAGCTCCTCCTCGACGACGCCACGGAGGCCGCCGACGCCGCCGCCCGCGCCCTGGCCGGCCCGGTGGCCCCCGGCGACGGCCCGCAGACCCGCTTCCTCTCCCTGCTCTACGGCGAGCTGACGCCCTTCGACGGCGGCATCCGCTGCACCCTCGCCTCCGCCGGCCACCCCCTGCCGCTGCTGCTCGGCGAGGACGGCGAGGTGCACACGGCCGCGCAGCCGCAGACCCTCCTCGGGGTCGTCGAGGACGTGACGTACACCAGCGAGACCTTCGAGCTGCGCTCCGGCGACACCCTGCTGTGCGTGACGGACGGGGTGACGGAGCGGCGCAGCGGCTCCCGCCAGTTCGATGACGGCGACGGCCTCGCGGCGGCGCTGGCCGGGTGCGCGGGCCTGAACGCCCAGCTGATCGCGGAACGGATCCGCAGGCTGGTGCACGAGTTCGGGGGCCGTCCGCCGGAGGACGACTTGGCCCTGCTGGTGCTGCAGGCCGAGTGACCGGCGAGGTACGGGACAATAGAACCCATGCCCTCCGCACTCCCCGACGGCGAGCCCGTCCCCGCCGACGGCGCGCTGCCGCCGACCGCCCTCGCCGACGTGGCCGACCGCCCCCTCGGCTTCTACCTGCACGTCCCGTACTGCGCGACCCGCTGCGGCTACTGCGACTTCAACACCTACACGGCGACCGAGCTGCGCGGCACGGGCGGCGTGCTGGCGTCCCGCGACAACTACGCCGAGACGCTGATCGACGAGATCCGCCTGGCGCGGAAGGTCCTCGGCGACGATCCGCGCCCGGTCCGCACGGTCTTCGTCGGCGGCGGTACGCCGACGCTGCTGGCCGCCGACGATCTCGTACGGATGCTGGGGGCGATCCGCGACGAGTTCTCACTGGCGCCGGACGCGGAGATCACGACGGAGGCGAACCCGGAGTCGGTGGACCCGGCGTATCTGGCGCGGCTGCGGGAGGGCGGCTTCAACCGGATCTCCTTCGGCATGCAGAGCGCGAGGCAGCACGTGCTGCGCGTACTGGACCGCACGCACACGCCGGGACGCCCGGAGGCATGCGTGGCGGAGGCCCGCGCGGCGGGCTTCGAGCACGTGAACCTGGACCTGATCTACGGCACACCCGGCGAGTCGGACGACGACTGGCGGGCCTCGCTGGAGGCGGCGATCGGCGCCGGACCGGACCATGTCTCGGCGTACGCCCTGATCGTCGAGGAGGGCACCCAGCTGGCCCGCCGCATCCGCCGGGGCGAGGTCCCGATGACGGACGACGACGTGCACGCGGACCGGTACCTGATCGCGGAGGACGTGCTGTCGGGGGCGGGATTCGACTGGTACGAGGTGTCCAACTGGGCGACTTCTGAGGCCGGGCGCTGTCTCCACAACGAGCTGTACTGGCGGGGCGCGGACTGGTGGGGCGCGGGGCCGGGAGCGCACTCGCACGTGGGCGGGGTGCGGTGGTGGAACGTGAAGCATCCGGGCGCGTACGCGGCGGCGCTTGCGGAGGGGCGGTCGCCGGGTGCGGGGCGCGAGCTGCTGTCGGAGGAGGACAGGCGGGTCGAGCGGATCCTGCTGGAGCTGCGGTTGCGGGAGGGGGTGCCGCTGGAGTTGCTGCGGGAGGAGGGGCTTGCGGCTTCGCGGCGGGCGTTGGGGGAAGGGCTGTTGCAGGACGGGCCGTACGCGGAGGGGCGGGCCGTGCTGACGTTGCGGGGGAGGTTGCTGGCGGATGCGGTGGTCAGGGATTTGGTGGACTGATCACTCGGGCGAGTGAATCGGCGTGGAACGTCGGTTCGGTCCCTAAGCTGGTTCGTAGGCTGCCGCCAAAAGGACGCGGCGGATGTGGAGGGCCACGGAGATGACCGCTGTGGACGAACGCGGGATGACGAAGTACTTCGAGGAGATTGAGCCTCCCGAGGGCGTCAGGGTCGAGCTCCTCCGGGGGGAAATCGTGATGATGGCGGCTCCCGATCTGGTGCACAACCGGATTGTGGCGGACGTGCAGGATCAGATCCCGCGCAAACCCTGGGAACGACTCCAGACGACGGACCTGGACATCATCGACGAGGCCAGCGAGCCCATTCCGGACCTTGTGGTGCTAGAGCGTGGTGTGGCTCCAGACTCAGGCAACCTGGTGCCGTCCCAGATGGTCACATTGGTGGTCGAGGTGGTCTCGAAGACGAGTGTCGACCGGGACTACGGGATCAAGCGCTCGATCTACGCGGCAGGCAAGATCCCCGCCTACCTGATCATCGACCCGATCATGGCGCACTGTGTTCTGCTGACCGATCCCATCGGCGATGGAGATCAAGCCGACTATCGCGGGCAGTGGATTACGAAGTTCGGTGACCCCGTGCTGCTCGAACTGCTCGGGGTAGAACTGGACACGAGCGAGTTCGGAACTCTTACCGGGGTCAGGCGTCACCGGCTGCCGTGACGAAGTCGATCAGCTCCTCCACCCTCCCCAGCAACTCCGGCTCCAGGTCCTTGTAAGACCCCACCCGCTTCAGAATCGCCTGCCACACCGCCCCGGTGTTCTCCGACGGCCACCTCAGTGCCCGGCACACCCCCGTCTTCCAGTCCTCCCCATGCGGCACCCGCGGCCACGCCTCGATCCCCAGGGACGACGGCTTCACCGCCTCCCAGATGTCGACGTACGGGTGGCCCACCACCAGGGCGTGCTCGCTCGTCACCGCCTGTGCGATGCGCCACTCCTTCGTGCCCGGTACCAGGTGGTCCACCAGGACCCCCAGCCGCGCATCCGGACCCGGTGCGAATTCGGCCACGATCGACGGCAGATCGTCCACGCCCTCCAGGTACTCCACCACCACGCCCTCGATGCGCAGATCGTCGCCCCACACCTTCTCGACCAGCTCGGCGTCGTGTCGGCCCTCGACGTAGATACGGCCGGCGCGGGCCACGCGTGCGCGGGCGCCGGGGACGGCGACCGAGCCGGATGCGGTACGGGTGGGACGTACCGGAGCCGCGCCGGACGGCCGGACGAGCGTCACCACCTTGCCCTCCAGCAGGAACCCCCGCGGCTCCAGCGGAAAAACCCGGTGCTTGCCGAAGCGGTCCTCCAGGGTCACCGTGCCGGCCTCGCAGCGGATCACCGCGCCGCAGAACCCCGTGCCGGGCTCCTCGACGACCAGGCCGGGCTCCGCCGGGACCTCGGGGACGGGCTTGGGCTTCTTCCAGGGCGGGGTCAGGTCCGGGGAGTACTGGCGCATTCGGATGACGATAGGAGAAGTGGCCCCGCGCTCACCGCGACACGCCGAATCTGGCGGCCAGCTCGTCGCGCTGGCGCCGTACGAACTCCGCGTCCACCACCGCTCCGTGACCGGGCACGTACAGCGCGTCCTCGCCGCCCAGGTCCAGCAGGCGGTCCAGGGCGGCCGGCCAGTGCGACGGTACGGCGTCGGGGCCCGCCTGGGGTTCGCCGGACTCCTCGACGAGGTCCCCGCAGTAGACGACCTCAGGGTCGCCCGGCACCAGTACCACCAGGTCGTGGGCCGTGTGCGCCGGGCCCACGTTCGCCAGCAGGACCTGGCGGCCGCCGCCCAGGTCGAGGGTCCACTCGCCGCTGACCTGGTGGTGGGGGTGGACCAGCGCGTCCACCGCCTCCTCCGCCGCGGCCGGGTCCAGGCCGTCCCGGACGGCGTCCGCGCGCAGCTCCTCGCGCGCGTGCCGGCCCGCCAGCACCGTGTCCATGCCCACCGGGCCGTACACCTCCGCCCCCGCGAAGGCCGCCGCGCCGAAAACGTGATCGAAATGGGGATGCGTCAGCGCGAGATGAGTCACACGGTGACCCGCGAGCCACTGCGCCTGCGTACGCAACCGCACGCCCTCCGCGAGGCTCGACCCGGCGTCCACGATCAGCGCGGTGCCGTCCCCCACCACCAGCCCCGCCGTGCAGTCCCAGACCGGAAGCCGGTACCGCCCCACCCCGGCCGCCAGCCGTTCCCACCCCAGCTCTTCCCAAGTCACCGTCATACGGCGACGCTAAGCGACACCACCGTCGGGCGCGGCGGTGCTGGCCCGGCCTTGCCCGGGGTGCACCCCACCGCCGTACACTGGCCGGGGACGGCTGGCACTCGGATGGACAGAGTGCCAGGAAACGCGCCAAGGGGACGACCGCTGGAGGTGTGCGCGAGATGCTGAGTGAACGCAGGCTTCAGGTACTGCGCGCCATCGTCCAGGACTACGTCGGGACCGAGGAGCCGGTCGGCTCGAAGGCGCTGACCGAGCGGCACAACCTCGGTGTCTCCCCGGCCACCGTGCGCAACGACATGGCGGCCCTGGAGGACGAGGGCTTCATCGCCCAGCCGCACACCAGCGCCGGGCGCATCCCGACCGACAAGGGCTACCGGCTGTTCGTCGACAAGCTCGCCGGCGTCAAGCCGATGACCCCGCCCGAGCGGCGCGCCATCCAGAACTTCCTCGACGGCGCCGTGGACCTCGACGACGTCGTGGCCCGCACGGTACGGCTGCTCGCGCAGCTCACCCGGCAGGTCGCCGTCGTGCAGTACCCGTCCCTGACCCGGTCCACCGTCCGCCATGTCGAGCTGCTCTCGCTCGCGCCCGCGCGCGTGATGCTCGTCCTGATCACGGACACCGGCCGGGTCGAGCAGCGCATGATCGACTGCCCGGCGCCGTTCGGCGAGGCCTCGCTCGCCGATCTACGCGCGCGGCTCAACAGCCGGGTCGCGGGCCGGCGCTTCACCGATGTGCCGATGCTCGTCGAGGACCTCGCCGAGGCCTTCGACCTCGAGGACCGAGGCACCGTCTCGACCGTGCTCTCCACCCTCCTGGAGACGCTCGTCGAGGAGAACGAGGAGCGGCTGATGATCGGCGGCACCGCCAATCTGACCCGCTTCTCGCATGATTTCCCCCTCACCATCCAGCCGGTGCTGGAGGCACTGGAGGAGCAGGTCGTGCTCCTCAAGTTGCTTGGCGAGGCCGGGGATTCGGGCATGACCGTGCGCATCGGGCACGAGAACGCCTACGAAGGACTCAACTCCACGTCCGTCGTGTCGGTGGGCTACGGTTCGGGCGGCGAGGCAGTCGCCAAGCTCGGCGTGGTCGGACCGACCCGCATGGATTACCCGGGAACGATGGGAGCGGTACGCGCAGTGGCACGTTACGTCGGACAGATCCTGGCGGAGTCGTAAGTGGCCACGGACTACTACGCCGTGCTCGGCGTGCGTCGCGACGCGTCGCAGGAAGAGATCAAGAAGGCCTTCCGGCGGCTCGCGCGCGAGCTGCACCCGGACGTCAACCCGGATCCGAAGACCCAGGAGCGGTTCAAGGAGATCAACGCCGCGTACGAGGTGTTGTCGGATCCGCAGAAGAAGCAGGTCTACGACCTCGGCGGCGACCCGCTCTCGCAGCAGGGCGCCGGCGGCGGTGCGGGCGGCTTCGGGGCCGGTGGGTTCGGGAACTTCTCGGACATCATGGACGCGTTCTTCGGTACGGCGTCCCAGCGCGGCCCGCGCTCGCGCACCCGGCGCGGCCAGGACGCGATGATCCGGCTGGAGGTCGAGCTCGACGAGGCGGCCTTCGGCACGACGAAGGACATCCAGGTCGACACGGCCGTCGTCTGCAACACCTGCAACGGTGAGGGCGCGGCGCCCGGCACCTCCGCGCAGACGTGTGACATGTGCCGCGGTCGCGGTGAGGTGTCGCAGGTGACGCGGTCCTTCCTGGGCCAGGTCATGACCTCGCGGCCGTGCCCGCAGTGCCAGGGCTTCGGGACCGTCGTCCCGACGCCGTGTCCGGAGTGCGCGGGCGACGGGCGGGTACGGTCCCGTCGGACCCTCACCGTCAAGATCCCGGCCGGTGTCGACAACGGCACCCGGATCCAGCTCGCCGGCGAGGGCGAGGTCGGGCCCGGCGGCGGTCCCGCAGGTGACCTGTACGTCGAGATCCATGAGCTGCCCCACCCGACCTTCCAGCGGCGTGGCGACGATCTGCACTGCACGGTGACGATCCCGATGACGGCGGCGGCCCTCGGCACGAAGGTCCCGCTGGAGACGCTGGACGGCCTGGAAGAGGTCGACATCCGCCCGGGCACCCAGTCCGGCCAGTCGATCCCGCTGCACGGCCGGGGTGTCACGCACCTGCGCGGCGGCGGCCGGGGCGATCTCATCGTCCACGTCGAGGTCACGACCCCGACGAAGCTCGACCCCGAGCAGGAGCGCCTCCTGCGCGAGCTGGCCAAGCTGCGCGGCGAGGAGCGTCCGCAGGGGCAGTTCCAGCCGGGGCAGCAGGGGTTGTTCTCCAGGCTCAAGGACGCGTTCAACGGGCGTTGAGTCCGGAGGCAAACTCCGGGCCTATGCCAAGGGGAAGGGTCGATTCGGACTTGTTCGGAGGACGTGACAACATGCCGTCATGTCCTCCGCACTGACCGATCTCTTCCCCCATCCGATCGTGCAGGCCCCCATGGCGGGCGGCGTCTCCGTGCCGCAGCTCGCCGCCGCCGTGTCCGAGTCCGGTGGGCTGGGTTTTCTCGCCGCCGGGTACAAGACCGCCGACGGGATGTACCAGGAGATCAAGCAGCTGCGCGGGCTGACCCAGCGTCCTTTCGGCGTCAACCTGTTCATGCCGCAGCCCGAGCATGCCGACGCCGCGGCCGTGGACGTCTACTCACACCAACTGGCCGGTGAGGCCGCCTGGTACGAGGTCGAGCTCGGGGACCCCGACAGCGGACGCGACGACGGCTACGACGCCAAGCTCGCCGTGCTGCTCGACAACCCGGTGCCGGTGGTCTCCTTCCACTTCGGCGTGCCCAGCGGCGACGTCCTGGAGTCCCTGCGCCGCGCCGGCACCGTCACCCTCGTCACCGCCACCACCCCGGACGAGGCCCTCGCCGTGCAGCGGGCCGGCGCCGACGCGGTGATCGTGCAGGGCATCGAGGCCGGCGGCCACCAGGGCACCCATCGCGACAACCCCGAGACCGAACGCGCCGGCATCGGGCTGCTCTCCCTCGTCGCCCAGGTCCGCGAGACCGTGAGCCTGCCCCTGGTCGCCGCCGGCGGCATCATGCGCGGCAGCCAGATCGCCGCCGCACTCGCGGCCGGCGCCAGTGCCGCCCAGCTCGGCACCGCCTTCCTCGCCACCCAGGAGTCCGGCGCCCACGCCCTGCACAAGCAGGCGCTGACCAACCCCCTGTTCGTACGGACCGAGCTGACGCGCGCCTTCTCCGGTCGCCCCGCACGCGGCCTCGTCAACCGCTTCATGCGCGAGCACGGGCCGTACGCCCCCGCCGCCTACCCCGAGGTCCACCACCTCACCTCGCCGCTGCGCAAGAAGGCCGCCGCCTCCGGCGACCCGCAGGGCATGGCCCTGTGGGCGGGGCAGGGACACCGCATGGCCCGCGAACTGCCCGCCGGGCAGCTGGTGGAGGTGCTGGCCGCCGAACTGGACGCGGCCCTGACAGCGTTGTCGGCGTTCCCGCGGGGCGGTGCCGGCCGATGACCGCGCCGGTCTTCGTCGTCGAGTCGCTGGAGCGGGCCACCGGTCCGGGCGGCGGCGAGTACGTGCTCGACGGGCCCGAGGGGCGGCACGCCGTCTCGGTGAAGCGGCTGCGGCCCGGCGAGGACGTCGTCCTGACCGACGGGCACGGGCGCTGGGCCGAGGGCGTCGTCAAGGCGGCCGAGGGCAAGGACCGGCTCGTGGTGGAGCTCGGCGCCGTGGCCGAGGAGCCGCCGGAGCGGCCCCGTATCACCGTCGTCCAGGCCCTTCCCAAGGGGGACCGGGGCGAGCTGGCCGTCGAGACCATGACCGAGACCGGCGTCGACGCGATCGTGCCGTGGGCGGCCGCCCGCTGCATCACCCAGTGGCGGGGCGAGCGGGGCGCCAAGGCCCTCGGCAAGTGGCGGGCCACCGCGCGCGAGGCCGGCAAGCAGTCGCGCCGGGTACGCTTCCCCGAGGTCGCGGAGGCGGCGACGACCAAGCAGGTCGCGGCGCTGCTCGCGCAGGCCGACTTCGCCGCCGTACTGCACGAGGAACGCGACTACGGCAGCGAGCCGCTGGCGACGGCCGAACTGCCCGCCGACGGCGAGATCGTGCTCGTCGTCGGCCCCGAGGGCGGGGTGTCCCCCGAGGAGCTGGCCCTCTTCGAGGAGGCGGGGGCGAAGGCGTACCGTCTGGGCCGTACCGTCCTGCGCACCTCCACCGCCGGAACCGCGGCGACGGCACTGCTCCTCGGCCGCACCGGCCGCTGGTCCTGACCCGGGGAGGGACGTCCGCCGTGGAACTCGCCCAAGTAAGACTGCTGGTCAGCGACTTCGCCGCCTGCTACCGGTTTTACGCCGACGTCCTCGGCCTCAAGCCGCAGTCGGGCGCGACCAGCGGGCCGTACGAGAAGTTCAGCCCCGCCACCGGCTCGGCGGGCATCGCCCTCCAGGACCGGGCGATGATGGCCGAGGTCCTGGGCGAACTCGGCGACGACGCCAGCGGCCATCGCTCACTGGTCGTGCTGCGGGTGGACGACCTGGACGCCTACTGCGCACAGATCGCCGAACGCGGCGCCACCCTCCTGCGCGGCCCCGCTCCCATGACCGACCGCATGCGCGTCGCCCACCTCAAGGACCCGGAGGGCAATCTGGTGGAGCTGCAGCAGTGGCTGCTGCTGCGCACCTGAGACAGGCCCTGGACCACCTGTGACGTGCGAGCGCGGGGTGTGGCCGTATGTGCTCTACCGCGGCGGCCGGGACAGTGGCAGGCTGCCCTCCCATGGGGGCTCTCAGGAGGGTTTGGGGCCGCGCGGACCGGCCTGCGGGGCGTCGTGCGCGCGCGGTGCGGGTGGCCGGTGCGGCGGGCGTGGCCGTGCTCGCCGTCGGCGGGACGTCGGCCTGCGATCCGGGCGGGCTGAACACGGCGACCGTGGCGTTCACGACCGACCAGACCGTGACCGCCGAGCTGGAGCGGCAGAAGGCCGATGTGCAGTGGCTCAACTGCACCGGTTCGTACGACAACGGCGGCAAAGGCAACGGCGGCAACAGCTCCGCGACGGCCAGTGAGAACACCATCGTCAAGGTCGACTGCGAGGGCGAGACCTCCGACGGCAAGGACATCACCGTCACCGGCCGGATCACCCGGGCCGTCAGCGGTGCCTGTGTGCGCGGGGACCTCGTCGCCAAGATCGACGGCAAGGAGTGGTTCCACGTGAACGGGCTGGGCAACTGCAACGCCACGCCCTCGCCGGTCAACCCGCCCGGCAACGGACAGCAGCCCGGGCCCACCGTCACGGTGACCGTCACCAAGACCGTCTACTGCAAGGAGCACCCGAACTGCTGGCCGGAGGGCAAGTGAGCGCTTTCCGAAGGGAGTTCGGGCAAGTGATCCAAAGGCCTGTCCCCGGACGCCGCCCCTGCCTATGGTGATCGGGTGACTCAGTCCGCGACGCCTGGATCGTCTTCGTATCTCCGGTATCCGCATCTCCACGGCGACCTGGTCGCCTTCACCGCCGAGGACGACGTGTGGCTCGCTCCCCTCGACGGCGGCCGGGCCTGGCGGGTCAGCGCCGACAACGTGCCGGTCTCCCGGCCGCGCATCTCGCCCGACGGCACCACCGTGGCCTGGACCTCCACGCGCGACGGCGCCCCCGAGGTGCACATCGCCCCGGTCGCGGGCGGCCCCTCCAAGCGCCTCACGCACTGGGGGAGTTGGCAGACCCGGGTGCGCGGCTGGACCCCGGACGGACAGGTCCTGGCGATCAGCACCCAGGGCCAGGCGGGCAGCCGCCGCACCTGGGCCCACACGGTCCCGCTCGACGGCGGACCCGCCACCCCCCTGCCGTACGGCCCCGTCGGCGACGTCGTGCACGGACCGCACCTGGTCCTGGCCTCCGCGCCGATGGGTCTTGAGGCCGCGCGGTGGAAACGGTATCGGGGCGGTACCGCGGGCAAGCTGTGGATCGACGTCGAGGGGGACGGCGAGTTCATACGGCTGCACGCGGAGCTGGACGGGAACCTGGAGGACCCCGTGTGGGTGGGGGAGCGGCTGGCGTTCCTCTCCGACCACGAGGGCGTGGGGGCGGTGTACTCCTGCCTCGCCGACGGATCAGACCTGCGACGCCACACACCGGTCGACGGCTTCTACGCCCGGCACGCCGCGAGCGACGGCACCCGTGTCGTCCACTCCCGCGCCGGTGAACTCTGGCTCCTGGACGACCTCGACGGCGCCGAGCCGCGCAGGCTGGACATCCGGCTCGGCGGGCAGCGCACCGACCGGCAGCCGTACCCGCTGAACGCCGCCCGCGCCTTCGGAGCCGCCGCGCCCGATCACACCGCGCGCGGCAGCGCCGTCTGCGTCCGGGGCGCCGTGCACTGGGTCACCCACCGCTCCGGTCCCGCCCGCGCGCTCGCCGCCGAGCCCGGCGTACGGGCCCGGCTGCCGCGCACCTTCCGGGCGGAGGGCGAGGAGTGGGTCGTCTGGGTCACGGACGCCGAGGGCGACGACGCGCTGGAGTTCGCCCCGGCGACCGGCCTCGCGCCCGGGGCCACCCCGCGCAGGCTGGCCGCCGGACAGCTCGGGCGGGTGCTGGAGCTCGCCATGGCGCCCGACGGAAGCCGGGCCGCGGTCGCCGCGCACGACGGGCGGCTGCTGCTCGTCGAGCGGGAGTCCGGCGAGGTGCGCGAGGTCGACCGCAGTGCGGACGGGGACGTCTCCGGGCTGGTCTTCTCGCCCGACTCGGCCTGGCTCGCCTGGTCGCACCCCGGCCCGCGCCCGCTGTGCCAGCTCAAGCTCGCCAACACCACCGACCTGTCGGTCTCCGAGGCGACCCCGCTGCGCTTCCAGGACTTCGCGCCCGCCTTCACCCAGGACGGCAAGCACCTGGTGTTCCTGTCGACGCGGGCCTTCGACCCGGTCTACGACGAGCACGTCTTCGACCTCGCCTTCGTGGTCGGCTCCCGCCCGCACCTGATCACCCTGGCGGCCACCACCCCGTCCCCCTTCGGCCCGCAGCGCCACGGCCGCCCCTTCGACGCGCCCGACAAGGACGAGACGCCCGACAGCGAGGGCGCTCCGGCCACCCGCATCGACCTCGAAGGGCTCGCCGACCGGATCGTGCCCTTCCCGGTCGAGGCCGCCCGCTACAGCAACCTGCGGGCCGCCAAGGACGGCGTGCTGTGGCTGCGGCACCCCGTGCGCGGGGCCCTCGGCTCCTCGCGGGCCACGCCCGACGACCCCGAGCCCAAGAACGAGCTGGAGCGCTACGACCTCGTCCAGCGGCGCGTGGAGCATCTCGCCGACGACGCCGACGACTTCGAGGTCAGCGGCGACGGCAAGCGGGTGTTGCTGTGGACCGACGGCCGGCTCAAGGTGGTGCCGAGCGACCGTCGGGCCTCGGGCGACGAAGACAGCGACTCGAACATCACCGTCGACCTGACCCGCGTACGGCAGACGGTCGACCCCGCGGCCGAGTGGCGGCAGATGTTCGACGAGGCCGGCCGCATCATGCGCGACCACTTCTGGCGGCCGGACATGAGCGGTGTGGACTGGACGGCCGTGCTGGACCGCTACCGGCCGCTGCTCGACCGGGTGGCCACCCATGACGACCTGATCGACCTGCTGTGGGAGGTCCAGGGCGAGCTGGGCACCTCGCACGCCTACGTCACCCCGCGCGGCGGATACGGCAGCGGCGCCCGGCAGGGTCTGCTCGGCGCCGACATCTCCCGCCATCCGGACGGCGGTTGGCGCATCGACCGCGTCCTGCCGTCGGAGACCTCCGACCCCGAGGCGCGGGCGCCGCTGGCCGCACCCGGGGTCGCGGTGCGGGTCGGGGACGCGATCGTGGCGGTGGCCGGGGTGCCGGTGGACCCGGTGGCCGGGCCCGGGCCGCTGCTCGTCGGCACGGCGGGCAAGGCGGTGGAACTGACCATCTCGCCGGCCGGGGGCGGGGACGTACGGCACGCGGTCGTCGTGCCGATCGCGGACGAGCAGCCGCTGCGCTACCACGCGTGGGTCGCGGACCGGCGGGCGTACGTCCACGAGAAGTCCGGCGGGCGGCTCGGCTATCTGCACGTCCCGGACATGCAGGCGCCGGGGTGGGCCCAGATCCATCGCGACCTGCGGGTGGAGGTGGCGCGCGAGGGCCTCGTCGTGGACGTGCGGGAGAACGGGGGCGGGCACACCTCGCAGCTCGTGGTGGAGAAGCTGGCGCGGCGGATCGTGGGCTGGGAACTGCCGCGCGGGATGCGGCCGTACAGCTATCCGGTGGACGCTCCGCGTGGGCCGGTGGTGGCGGTGGCGAACGAGTTCTCCGGGTCCGACGGGGACATCGTCAACGCGGCGATCAAGGCGCTGGGGCTCGGGCCGGTCGTGGGGACGCGGACGTGGGGCGGAGTGGTCGGCATCGACAGTCGGTACCGGCTGGTCGACGGGACGCTGATCACTCAGCCGAAGTACGCGATCTGGCTGGAGGGGTACGGCTGGGACGTGGAGAACCACGGGGTCGACCCGGACGTGGAGGTGGTCCAGCGCCCGCAGGACTGGGTGGCGGGCCGGGACGCGCAGCTGGATGAGGCGGTGCGGCTGGCGTTGGCGGGGCTGGAGGAGCGCCCGGCGAAATCGGCCCCGCCGCTGCCGGACCGGTGACCTGCCTTTCGCCCCCGCCGCCCCTACCCATTCCCGTCCCCTGGGGGCCTGCGGCCCCCAGACCCCCGCTCCGGCCCTGAAGGGGCCTTGTCCTCAAACGCCGGACGGGCTGAAAATCCAGCCCCTCCGGCGTTTGAGGAGCGGGGGTCCAGGGGGCGGAGCCCCCTGGCGGGGTCGAAGGGGCGGAGCCCCTGGGGACGGGAATGGGTAGGGGCGGCGGGGGCGAGGAAGACACATGCCCGGCGATAGCATGCCCCCTGAGAGATCAACCGGCGTGAGGAGGCACACGCATGGCAGGGGAACCGCAGGACGACTGCCTGTTCTGCAAGATTGTCGGAGGGCACGTGCCGGCGACGATCGTGCGGGAGACGGACACGACCGTCGCGTTCCGGGACATAAACCCCCAGGCACCCACCCACGTCCTGGTGATCCCCAAGGCCCACTACCCGGACGCCGCCGCCCTCGCCGCCGGCGACCCCACCCTCGCCGCGGACGTCCTGCGAGAGGCGCAGTCCGTCGCCGACGAGGACAAGCTGGAGAGCTACCGCATCGTCTTCAACACCGGCCCCGGCGCCGGCCAGACCGTCTTCCACGCGCACGCCCACATCCTCGGCGGCCGTGGCATG
It encodes:
- the hemW gene encoding radical SAM family heme chaperone HemW gives rise to the protein MPSALPDGEPVPADGALPPTALADVADRPLGFYLHVPYCATRCGYCDFNTYTATELRGTGGVLASRDNYAETLIDEIRLARKVLGDDPRPVRTVFVGGGTPTLLAADDLVRMLGAIRDEFSLAPDAEITTEANPESVDPAYLARLREGGFNRISFGMQSARQHVLRVLDRTHTPGRPEACVAEARAAGFEHVNLDLIYGTPGESDDDWRASLEAAIGAGPDHVSAYALIVEEGTQLARRIRRGEVPMTDDDVHADRYLIAEDVLSGAGFDWYEVSNWATSEAGRCLHNELYWRGADWWGAGPGAHSHVGGVRWWNVKHPGAYAAALAEGRSPGAGRELLSEEDRRVERILLELRLREGVPLELLREEGLAASRRALGEGLLQDGPYAEGRAVLTLRGRLLADAVVRDLVD
- a CDS encoding Uma2 family endonuclease; the encoded protein is MTAVDERGMTKYFEEIEPPEGVRVELLRGEIVMMAAPDLVHNRIVADVQDQIPRKPWERLQTTDLDIIDEASEPIPDLVVLERGVAPDSGNLVPSQMVTLVVEVVSKTSVDRDYGIKRSIYAAGKIPAYLIIDPIMAHCVLLTDPIGDGDQADYRGQWITKFGDPVLLELLGVELDTSEFGTLTGVRRHRLP
- a CDS encoding DUF3097 domain-containing protein, with amino-acid sequence MRQYSPDLTPPWKKPKPVPEVPAEPGLVVEEPGTGFCGAVIRCEAGTVTLEDRFGKHRVFPLEPRGFLLEGKVVTLVRPSGAAPVRPTRTASGSVAVPGARARVARAGRIYVEGRHDAELVEKVWGDDLRIEGVVVEYLEGVDDLPSIVAEFAPGPDARLGVLVDHLVPGTKEWRIAQAVTSEHALVVGHPYVDIWEAVKPSSLGIEAWPRVPHGEDWKTGVCRALRWPSENTGAVWQAILKRVGSYKDLEPELLGRVEELIDFVTAAGDA
- a CDS encoding MBL fold metallo-hydrolase, whose translation is MTVTWEELGWERLAAGVGRYRLPVWDCTAGLVVGDGTALIVDAGSSLAEGVRLRTQAQWLAGHRVTHLALTHPHFDHVFGAAAFAGAEVYGPVGMDTVLAGRHAREELRADAVRDGLDPAAAEEAVDALVHPHHQVSGEWTLDLGGGRQVLLANVGPAHTAHDLVVLVPGDPEVVYCGDLVEESGEPQAGPDAVPSHWPAALDRLLDLGGEDALYVPGHGAVVDAEFVRRQRDELAARFGVSR
- the hrcA gene encoding heat-inducible transcriptional repressor HrcA yields the protein MLSERRLQVLRAIVQDYVGTEEPVGSKALTERHNLGVSPATVRNDMAALEDEGFIAQPHTSAGRIPTDKGYRLFVDKLAGVKPMTPPERRAIQNFLDGAVDLDDVVARTVRLLAQLTRQVAVVQYPSLTRSTVRHVELLSLAPARVMLVLITDTGRVEQRMIDCPAPFGEASLADLRARLNSRVAGRRFTDVPMLVEDLAEAFDLEDRGTVSTVLSTLLETLVEENEERLMIGGTANLTRFSHDFPLTIQPVLEALEEQVVLLKLLGEAGDSGMTVRIGHENAYEGLNSTSVVSVGYGSGGEAVAKLGVVGPTRMDYPGTMGAVRAVARYVGQILAES
- the dnaJ gene encoding molecular chaperone DnaJ; the protein is MATDYYAVLGVRRDASQEEIKKAFRRLARELHPDVNPDPKTQERFKEINAAYEVLSDPQKKQVYDLGGDPLSQQGAGGGAGGFGAGGFGNFSDIMDAFFGTASQRGPRSRTRRGQDAMIRLEVELDEAAFGTTKDIQVDTAVVCNTCNGEGAAPGTSAQTCDMCRGRGEVSQVTRSFLGQVMTSRPCPQCQGFGTVVPTPCPECAGDGRVRSRRTLTVKIPAGVDNGTRIQLAGEGEVGPGGGPAGDLYVEIHELPHPTFQRRGDDLHCTVTIPMTAAALGTKVPLETLDGLEEVDIRPGTQSGQSIPLHGRGVTHLRGGGRGDLIVHVEVTTPTKLDPEQERLLRELAKLRGEERPQGQFQPGQQGLFSRLKDAFNGR
- a CDS encoding nitronate monooxygenase, whose translation is MSSALTDLFPHPIVQAPMAGGVSVPQLAAAVSESGGLGFLAAGYKTADGMYQEIKQLRGLTQRPFGVNLFMPQPEHADAAAVDVYSHQLAGEAAWYEVELGDPDSGRDDGYDAKLAVLLDNPVPVVSFHFGVPSGDVLESLRRAGTVTLVTATTPDEALAVQRAGADAVIVQGIEAGGHQGTHRDNPETERAGIGLLSLVAQVRETVSLPLVAAGGIMRGSQIAAALAAGASAAQLGTAFLATQESGAHALHKQALTNPLFVRTELTRAFSGRPARGLVNRFMREHGPYAPAAYPEVHHLTSPLRKKAAASGDPQGMALWAGQGHRMARELPAGQLVEVLAAELDAALTALSAFPRGGAGR